One Thunnus albacares chromosome 12, fThuAlb1.1, whole genome shotgun sequence genomic region harbors:
- the LOC122994539 gene encoding tripartite motif-containing protein 16-like: MSRFWINVQALLKKSGTILSFLKLRGEMEQQGVQLDQENFSCSICLDLLEDPVAIPCGHSYCMSCIEGFWDGEDVKEIYNCPQCRQTFTLRPVLMKNTMLADLVEELKKTGLQTAPADHCYAGPEDVACDVCTGRKLKALKSCLNCLTSYCENHLQPHYESPTFKKHKLVDPLEKLQENICSRHDEVIKMFCRTDQQSICYLCSVDEHKGHDTVSAAAERTERQRELEVSRQNIQQRIQDREKDVKLLQQEVEAISRSADKAVEDSEKIFTELIRLIQKRSSDVKQQIRSQQETEVSRVKDLQEKLEQEITELKRKDAELKQLSHTEDHNQFLQNYSSPTCLSGSMYLTQIDPFCLWHFDEIRNTVSELRDQLQDILREKCTNTSLTVTEVDVLLSEPEPKTRAEFLKYLCQITLDPNTVNTRMSLSKGNKSVRVVSQQQCYPDHPDRFTNWYQVLSRESLTGRCYWEVKKGKGGVSVVVAYKSISRVLTLNEFGFGNDCRSWAIDFFKNRCQFRHENISVPISGPRSSRIGVYLDHSAGILSFYSVSKTMTLLHRVQTTFTQPLYAGLQLFCPVGNTAELCGLE, from the coding sequence ATGAGCCGTTTTTGGATTAACGTACAAGCTCTGTTGAAAAAAAGTGGAACTATATTAAGTTTTCTGAAACTGAGAGGTGAAATGGAGCAGCAAGGAGTTCAGCTGGACCAGGAAAACTTCTCTTGTTCAATATGTCTGGATCTTCTGGAGGATCCGGTggctattccctgtggacacagctactgcatgagctgtattgAAGGCTTCTGGGATGGAGAGGATGTGAAGGAAATCTACAactgccctcagtgcagacagaccttcacactGAGGCCTGTCCtgatgaaaaacaccatgttagcagatttagtggaggagctgaagaagactggactccaaactgctcctgctgatcactgctatgctggacctgaagatgtggcctgtgatgtctgcactgggaggaagctgaaagccctcaagtcctgtctgAATTGTCTGACCTCTTACTGTGAGAATCACCTCCAACCTCATTATGAATCACCTACATTCAAAAAACATAAGCTGGTCGACCCCTTggagaagctccaggagaacatctgctctcgtcatgatgaggtgataaagatgttctgccgtactgatcagcagagtatctgttatctctgctctgtggatgaacataaaggccacgacacagtctcagctgcagcagaaaggactgagaggcagagagagctcgaggtgagtcgacaaaacatccagcagagaatccaggacagagagaaagatgtgaagctgcttcaacaggaggtggaggccatcagtcgctctgctgataaagcagtggaggacagtgagaagatcttcactgagctgatccgtctcatccagaaaagaagctctgatgtgaagcagcagatcagatcccagcaggaaactgaagtgagtcgagtcaaagatcttcaggagaagctggagcaggagatcactgagctgaagaggaaagacgctgaactgaagcagctctcacacacagaggatcacaaccagtttctacaaAATTACTCCTCACCTACATGTCTCAGTGGCTCTATGTACCTCACTCAGATCGACCCCTTTTGCTTGTGGCACTTTGATGAAATACGAAAcactgtgtcagagctcagagatcaactacaggacatcctgagggagaaatgtACAAACAcctcactgacagtgactgaagtggatgttttactgtcagaaccagaacccaagaccagagctgagttcttaaaatatttgtgtcaaattacactggatccaaacacagtaaacacacgtATGTCATTATCTAAAGGGAACAAAAGTGTAAGAGTAGTGAGTCAACAACAGTGTTATCCTgatcacccagacagattcactaaTTGGTatcaggtcctgagtagagagagtctgactggacgttgttatTGGGAGGTGAAGAAGGGTAAGGGAGGAGTTTCAGTGGTAGTTGCATACAAGTCTATCAGCAGAGTTTTGACTCTAAATGAATTTGGATTTGGAAATGATTGCAGATCCTGGGCCATTGATTTTTTCAAAAATCGTTGTCAATTTAGACATGAGAATATCAGCGTTCCCATCTCAGGTCCTCGTTCCTCCAGGATAGGAGTGTATCTGGATCACAgtgcaggtattctgtccttctacagcgtctctaaaaccatgactctcctccacagagtccagaccacattcactcagcctctttATGCTGGACTACAGCTTTTTTGTCCTGTAGGAAATACTGCTGAGCTGTGTGGACTTGAGTAG
- the LOC122994537 gene encoding tripartite motif-containing protein 16-like, whose translation MDVSCQGGEMAQQGVQLDQETISCSICLDFLKNPVTIPCGHSYCMNCIKIHWDEEVVKEIYSCPQCRQTFTPRPVLVKNTMLAALVEELKKTGLQPAPADHCYAGPEDVACDVCTGRKLKALKSCLVCLASYCENHLQPHYDAAPLKKHKLVDPSKKLQENICSRHDEVMKMFCRTDQQSICYLCPVEEHKGHDTVSAAAERTERQRELEVSRQNIQQRIQDKEKDVKLLQQEVEAVSRSADKAVEDSEKIFTELILLIQKRSSDVKQQIRSQQETEVSRVKELQEKLEQEITELKRKDAELVQLSRTEDHTQFLQNYFPLTYLNESIYFAPIHPNSLWHFNKVQNTVSEARDKLQVILSKEWTKISLKVTEVDVLLSREPKTRAEFLDYSRQITLDPNTVNTRLLLSKENRKVTFMTRVQRYPDHPDRYTARYQVLSRESLTGRCYWEVEKGVGGVSVVVAYKDIMALNETFGQNDKSWALDFYKSRYEFRHDSISTPVSGPQSSRVGVYLDQRAGILSFYSVSETMTLLHKVQTTFTQPLYAGFYLYGPTGNTVELCVLKVPLYSNMCFSSSSITLKDKVKLLFG comes from the coding sequence ATGGATGTTTCCTGTCAAGGAGGTGAAATGGCGCAGCAAGGAGTTCAGCTGGACCAGGAAACAATTTCctgttcgatctgtctggatTTTCTGAAGAatccggtgactattccctgtggacacagctactgcatgaacTGTATTAAAATCCACTGGGATGAAGAGGTTGTGAAGGaaatctacagctgccctcagtgcagacagaccttcacaccgaggcctgtcctggtgaaaaacaccatgttagcagctttagtggaggagctgaagaagactggactccaacctgctcctgctgatcactgctatgctggacctgaagatgtggcctgtgatgtctgcactgggagaaagctgaaagccctcaagtcctgtctggtgtgtctggctTCTTACTGTGAGAATCACCTCCAACCTCATTATGATGCAGctccattaaagaaacacaagctggtcgacccctccaagaagctccaggagaacatctgctctcgtcatgatgaggtgatgaagatgttctgccgtactgatcagcagagtatctgttatctctgcccTGTGGaggaacataaaggccacgacacagtctcagctgcagcagaaaggactgagaggcagagagagctcgaggtgagtcgacaaaacatccagcagagaatccaggacaaagagaaagatgtgaagctgcttcaacaggaggtggaggccgtcagtcgctctgctgataaagcagtggaggacagtgagaagatcttcactgagctgatccttctcatccagaaaagaagctctgatgtgaagcagcagatcagatcccagcaggaaactgaagtgagtcgagtcaaagagcttcaggagaagctggagcaggagatcactgagctgaagaggaaagatgcTGAACTGGTGCAGCTGTCACGCACAGAGGATCACACCCAATTTCTACAAAATTACTTCCCACTTACATATCTCAATGAATCCATATACTTTGCTCCTATCCATCCCAACAGTTTGTGGCACTTTAATAAAGTGCAAAACACTGTTTCAGAAGCCAGAGATAAACTACAGGTTATTCTGAGTAAGGAATGGACAAAGATCTCACTGAAagtgactgaagtggacgttttactgtcaAGAGAACCGAAGACCAGAGCTGAATTCTTGGACTATTCACGTcaaatcacactggatccaaacacagtaaacacacgtCTGTTATTATCTAAAGAGAACAGAAAAGTGACATTCATGACAAGGGTACAACGTTATCCTGATCACCCAGACAGATACACTGCAAGGTATCAGGttctgagtagagagagtctgactggacgttgttactgggaggtggaaaAGGGTGTGGGAGGAGTTTCAGTGGTAGTTGCATACAAAGACATTATGgctttaaatgaaacatttggACAAAATGACAAGTCATGGGCATTAGACTTTTACAAAAGTCGTTATGAATTCAGACATGACAGTATCTCAACTCCCGTCTCAGGTCCTCagtcctccagagtaggagtgtacctggatcagagagcaggtattctgtccttctacagcgtctctgaaaccatgactctcctccacaaagtccagaccacattcactcagcctctctatgctggtTTTTATCTTTATGGTCCCACTGGAAATACAGTTGAGCTGTGTGTGCTGAAAGTCCCACTTTActcaaacatgtgtttttcttcttcctccatcaCTTTGAAGGACAAGGTGAAGCTTCTCTTTGGATAA